The Petropleomorpha daqingensis genome includes a window with the following:
- a CDS encoding serine/threonine-protein kinase — MPDPAPPVVPGYTLQELLGRGGSGEVWRAVPRGGGAPVAVKVLVAGDPERQAREAALLGELDHPHLVRLRDVVHQPRRGGEARVALVLDLLPGGSLAALLARRGRLRPGEVVTAIAPVAAALEHAHQRGVVHGDLSPGNVVFTAEGRPVLTDLGVARVLGEAAAREVTPAYVDPTVARGGAPGPASDVFGVAAAAFHALTGIAPWNAAGPAETLAVAAAGVLPDLAELAPGAPAELVAVIARGLAADPHERGSAGAFALDLRHACRPEPVRLPVAGVPDEELGRTGRGPRTELTHQVPGRRRPEPEPVEEERRAWVVPVLRRAGAVVAVVAVLAAAVWAGSRWGATGDSRPAAASRSVPAPTSTAAPSVPAGASPPSEPLLATPDGPDDWLPLVEELYRRRAEAFTSASARLLTGVYSDGSDRLVADTDFVEGLAAAGEVLRGYAPSVVRVSAAGVTGDRAELEVIDSVPAYEVAPSAGGPAVRSEPGRGEATVHMVLRRSADGWRIESAQRVS, encoded by the coding sequence ATGCCCGATCCCGCTCCGCCGGTGGTGCCCGGCTACACGCTGCAGGAGCTGCTGGGGCGCGGCGGCTCGGGCGAGGTGTGGCGGGCGGTCCCCCGTGGCGGGGGAGCGCCGGTCGCGGTGAAGGTGCTGGTCGCCGGCGATCCGGAGCGGCAGGCCCGCGAGGCGGCACTGCTCGGCGAGCTCGACCACCCGCACCTGGTGCGGCTGCGCGACGTCGTCCACCAGCCGCGCCGTGGCGGTGAGGCCCGGGTCGCGCTCGTGCTCGACCTGCTGCCCGGCGGCAGCCTCGCCGCGCTGCTCGCCCGCCGCGGCCGGCTGCGGCCCGGGGAGGTGGTGACGGCGATCGCGCCGGTCGCCGCGGCGCTGGAGCACGCGCACCAGCGCGGGGTCGTCCACGGCGACCTCTCGCCCGGCAACGTCGTGTTCACCGCCGAGGGGCGGCCGGTGCTCACCGATCTCGGCGTCGCCCGGGTGCTCGGCGAGGCGGCCGCCCGCGAGGTGACCCCGGCCTACGTCGACCCGACTGTCGCCCGCGGCGGCGCGCCCGGGCCGGCGTCCGACGTGTTCGGGGTCGCGGCGGCGGCCTTCCACGCGCTGACCGGGATCGCGCCGTGGAACGCGGCCGGGCCGGCCGAGACCCTGGCCGTCGCCGCAGCCGGGGTGCTGCCCGATCTCGCCGAGCTCGCCCCGGGAGCGCCGGCCGAGCTGGTCGCCGTGATCGCCCGCGGGCTGGCCGCCGATCCGCACGAGCGCGGTTCGGCCGGGGCGTTCGCGCTCGACCTGCGGCACGCCTGCCGTCCGGAGCCGGTCCGGCTGCCGGTCGCGGGCGTGCCCGACGAGGAGCTCGGCCGCACCGGCCGCGGCCCGCGCACCGAGCTCACCCACCAGGTGCCCGGCCGGCGCCGTCCCGAGCCGGAGCCGGTGGAGGAGGAGCGCCGGGCGTGGGTCGTGCCGGTGCTGCGCCGCGCCGGGGCGGTGGTGGCGGTGGTCGCCGTCCTGGCCGCGGCGGTGTGGGCGGGCAGCCGCTGGGGGGCGACGGGCGACTCGCGGCCCGCCGCGGCGTCCCGGTCCGTGCCCGCGCCGACCTCCACGGCCGCGCCGTCCGTGCCGGCCGGCGCCTCGCCGCCGTCCGAACCTCTGCTCGCCACCCCGGACGGGCCGGACGACTGGTTGCCCCTGGTCGAGGAGCTCTACCGGCGGCGCGCCGAGGCGTTCACCAGCGCCTCGGCGCGGCTGCTGACCGGTGTCTACAGCGACGGTAGCGATCGGCTCGTCGCCGACACCGACTTCGTCGAAGGCCTGGCGGCGGCGGGAGAGGTGCTGCGCGGGTACGCCCCGTCGGTCGTGCGGGTCAGCGCGGCGGGGGTGACCGGGGACCGCGCGGAGCTGGAGGTGATCGACAGCGTGCCGGCGTACGAGGTGGCGCCGTCGGCGGGCGGCCCGGCGGTGCGCTCGGAGCCGGGACGGGGAGAGGCGACCGTGCACATGGTGCTGCGCCGGTCCGCTGACGGCTGGCGGATCGAGTCGGCCCAGCGGGTCAGCTGA
- a CDS encoding ribonuclease E inhibitor RraB, with the protein MADPRPLRHEDAAALIGIAAVLEGHMLIGELDPHLIEALVRHLRDPGQLAADAGPAELRLALANLNQRIRYANGEYDEPPAPDTGRVDQYFGFADRSAAQAFADDALAHGEAATAPEAVDGRAYDGDVGWQVAVRTEEPPLTAAFDRHVLRLAALAGPHGGSYGGWGSVIS; encoded by the coding sequence ATGGCCGACCCACGTCCACTGCGCCACGAGGACGCCGCAGCGCTCATCGGGATCGCGGCGGTGCTCGAGGGCCACATGCTCATCGGCGAGCTCGACCCGCACCTGATCGAAGCGCTGGTCCGCCACCTGCGCGACCCCGGTCAGCTGGCGGCGGACGCCGGCCCGGCCGAGCTGCGGCTCGCCCTGGCCAACCTCAACCAGCGGATCCGCTACGCGAACGGTGAGTACGACGAGCCGCCCGCCCCGGACACCGGTCGGGTCGACCAGTACTTCGGCTTTGCCGACCGGAGCGCGGCCCAGGCGTTCGCCGACGATGCGCTCGCCCACGGCGAGGCGGCAACCGCACCGGAGGCCGTGGACGGACGGGCCTACGACGGGGACGTCGGCTGGCAGGTCGCCGTCCGCACCGAGGAACCGCCGCTGACCGCCGCGTTCGACCGGCACGTGCTGCGGCTGGCCGCCCTGGCCGGGCCGCACGGCGGCAGCTACGGCGGCTGGGGCAGCGTCATCAGCTGA
- a CDS encoding TIGR01777 family oxidoreductase has translation MKIAVTGASGLIGRTLVPRLQADGHEVLRLVRRTPRAAEEHRWAPEHRRIDPALLADVDAVVHLAGEPIRPRPWTEGYRQRLLASRVDGTTTISEALAAAAADDLGRRRVLVSGSGIDYYPDLGDRQVTEDDGPGDSFLARLCVRWEAATAPAAEAGVRVVNLRTGLVLGPGAPLVRILGLVFRLGLGGRVGSGQQYWPWISLTDEVEAIVHLLGSEVSGPVNLTAPNPVTNAEFTRTLGQVLHRPTPLPVPGFALSLALGEFARSSILGGRRAVPRKLLDSGFTFAHPDLDGALRAALSRR, from the coding sequence GTGAAGATCGCGGTCACCGGCGCGTCGGGGCTGATCGGCAGGACGCTCGTCCCGCGGTTGCAGGCCGACGGGCACGAGGTGCTGCGCCTGGTCCGCCGGACGCCGCGCGCCGCGGAGGAGCACCGCTGGGCCCCCGAGCACCGGCGGATCGACCCGGCGCTGCTCGCCGACGTCGACGCCGTCGTCCACCTGGCCGGGGAACCGATCCGCCCACGCCCGTGGACCGAGGGCTACCGGCAGCGGCTGCTGGCCAGCCGGGTCGACGGCACCACCACGATCAGCGAGGCACTGGCCGCCGCCGCGGCCGACGACCTCGGCCGCCGGCGGGTGCTGGTCTCCGGCTCGGGCATCGACTACTACCCCGACCTCGGCGACCGGCAGGTCACCGAGGACGACGGCCCGGGCGACTCCTTCCTCGCGCGGCTCTGCGTGCGGTGGGAGGCCGCGACAGCGCCGGCCGCGGAGGCCGGCGTCCGCGTCGTCAACCTGCGCACCGGCCTGGTGCTGGGCCCGGGCGCGCCGCTGGTCCGCATCCTCGGTCTGGTGTTCCGGCTGGGCCTGGGCGGCCGCGTCGGCTCCGGGCAGCAGTACTGGCCCTGGATCAGCCTGACCGACGAGGTCGAGGCGATCGTCCACCTGCTCGGCTCCGAGGTCTCCGGCCCGGTCAACCTGACCGCGCCGAACCCGGTGACCAACGCCGAGTTCACCCGCACGCTCGGCCAGGTGCTGCACCGGCCCACCCCGCTGCCGGTCCCGGGGTTCGCCCTGTCGCTCGCGCTCGGCGAGTTCGCCCGCTCGAGCATCCTGGGTGGCCGTCGGGCGGTGCCGCGGAAGCTGCTCGACTCGGGGTTCACCTTCGCGCACCCCGACCTCGACGGCGCCCTGCGCGCGGCGCTGTCCCGCCGCTGA
- the sucB gene encoding 2-oxoglutarate dehydrogenase, E2 component, dihydrolipoamide succinyltransferase produces the protein MPTSVTMPALGESVTEGTVTRWLKQEGEQVEADEPLLEVSTDKVDTEIPSPAAGVLTKILVAEDETVEVGAELAVIGGDGAGGGSAPAQEAPAQEAPAQEAPAQEAPQAEPQSAEDEELPATPAAQAGEQPAEAAPSGGGGGGGGAAQGTPVTMPALGESVTEGTVTRWLKAVGDEVSADEPLLEVSTDKVDTEIPSPASGTLLEITVGEDETVEVGAQLAVIGSGAAGGGESAAPAPAPQQEAPAPQQQAAPQQQAAPPQQEERPAPAPEPAQAPEPQRSPEPQPQAQAPAPAAAPSGGGGDGSGTYVTPLVRRLAAEHGVDLGSVEGSGVGGRIRKQDVLAAAEQAKAPAAAPAASAATRTPSPAAQPDTSLRGRTEKLSRLRTVIARRMVESLAVSAQLTTVVEADITRIAALRNRAKRDFETREGVKLSFLPFFAKAAIEALKAHPAVNSSIDLEAGTVTYHDVENLGVAVDTERGLLVPVIHDAGDLSIGGLARKIADLAERTRTNKVTPDELGGGTFTLTNTGSRGALFDTPIINQPQVAILGTGSVVKRPVVVSDPDLGEVIAIRSMVYLALTYDHRIVDGADAARFLTTVRERLEAGQFEGDLGLG, from the coding sequence ATGCCGACGTCCGTCACCATGCCCGCCCTGGGCGAGAGCGTCACCGAGGGCACGGTCACCCGCTGGCTCAAGCAGGAGGGTGAGCAGGTCGAGGCCGACGAGCCCCTCCTCGAGGTGTCCACCGACAAGGTCGACACCGAGATCCCCTCCCCCGCCGCAGGCGTGCTCACCAAGATCCTCGTCGCCGAGGACGAGACCGTGGAGGTCGGCGCCGAGCTCGCCGTCATCGGTGGGGACGGCGCCGGCGGCGGGTCCGCCCCGGCGCAGGAGGCACCGGCCCAGGAGGCGCCGGCTCAGGAGGCCCCGGCGCAGGAAGCGCCGCAGGCCGAGCCGCAGTCCGCCGAGGACGAGGAGCTGCCCGCCACCCCGGCCGCGCAGGCCGGTGAGCAGCCCGCCGAGGCCGCCCCGTCGGGCGGCGGTGGCGGTGGCGGCGGTGCCGCGCAGGGCACGCCGGTCACCATGCCGGCCCTGGGCGAGAGCGTCACCGAGGGCACGGTCACCCGCTGGCTGAAGGCCGTCGGCGACGAGGTCAGCGCCGACGAGCCGCTGCTCGAGGTCTCCACCGACAAGGTCGACACCGAGATCCCGTCGCCGGCCTCCGGCACGCTGCTCGAGATCACGGTCGGCGAGGACGAGACCGTCGAGGTCGGCGCGCAGCTCGCGGTCATCGGCAGCGGCGCAGCGGGCGGCGGCGAGTCGGCCGCCCCGGCGCCCGCGCCGCAGCAGGAGGCGCCCGCGCCCCAGCAGCAGGCGGCACCGCAGCAGCAGGCGGCACCGCCGCAGCAGGAGGAGCGCCCGGCCCCGGCTCCGGAGCCGGCGCAGGCCCCCGAACCGCAGCGCTCGCCCGAGCCACAGCCCCAGGCGCAGGCTCCCGCTCCCGCCGCGGCGCCGTCCGGCGGCGGCGGTGACGGCAGCGGCACCTACGTCACGCCGCTGGTGCGCCGGCTGGCCGCCGAGCACGGCGTCGACCTGGGCAGCGTCGAGGGCTCCGGCGTCGGCGGGCGGATCCGCAAGCAGGACGTCCTGGCCGCGGCCGAGCAGGCGAAGGCCCCCGCCGCCGCGCCGGCCGCGTCGGCGGCGACCCGCACGCCGTCCCCTGCTGCCCAGCCGGACACCTCGCTGCGCGGCCGCACCGAGAAGCTGTCCCGCCTGCGGACGGTCATCGCCCGCCGGATGGTCGAGTCGCTGGCAGTCAGCGCGCAGCTGACCACCGTGGTCGAGGCCGACATCACCCGCATCGCCGCGCTGCGCAACCGGGCGAAGCGGGACTTCGAGACCCGCGAGGGCGTCAAGCTCTCGTTCCTGCCGTTCTTCGCGAAGGCGGCGATCGAGGCGCTCAAGGCCCACCCGGCCGTGAACTCCTCGATCGACCTCGAGGCCGGCACGGTCACCTACCACGACGTCGAGAACCTCGGCGTCGCCGTCGACACCGAGCGGGGCCTGCTGGTCCCGGTCATCCACGACGCCGGCGACCTGTCGATCGGCGGGCTCGCCCGCAAGATCGCCGACCTGGCGGAGCGGACCCGGACGAACAAGGTGACCCCGGACGAGCTGGGCGGCGGCACGTTCACGCTGACCAACACCGGCAGCCGCGGTGCGCTGTTCGACACGCCGATCATCAACCAGCCGCAGGTCGCGATCCTGGGCACCGGCTCGGTGGTGAAGCGGCCGGTGGTCGTCTCCGACCCCGACCTCGGCGAGGTCATCGCGATCCGGTCGATGGTCTACCTGGCCCTCACCTACGACCACCGGATCGTCGACGGGGCCGACGCCGCGCGGTTCCTCACCACGGTCCGCGAGCGGCTGGAGGCCGGTCAGTTCGAGGGCGACCTCGGCCTGGGCTGA
- the lpdA gene encoding dihydrolipoyl dehydrogenase — MTAPSSPADLVILGGGSGGYAAALRAAELGLSVVLVEKDKLGGTCLHRGCIPTKALLHSGEIADAAREGEQFGVKTTLAGIDMDGVNAYKDGVVSRLYKGLQGLIKSRGITYVEGEGRLVSPTAVAVGDQTYEGRHVLLATGSYARTLPGVEIDGTKVITSDHALRLDRVPASAIVLGGGVIGCEFASAWTSFGVDVTIVEALPHLVPLEDEASSKLLERAFRRRKVGFELGAKVTKVQTTDDGVRVELENGKALEAELLLVAVGRGPVSEGLGYEEAGVTTERGFVLVDEYCRTTVPTISAVGDLIPTLQLAHVGFAEGILVAERLAGLEVRPIDYAGVPRITYSDPEVASVGLTEAQAREKHGEVTTLTYDLAGNGRSQILKTAGAVKLVQAPDGPVVGVHIVGSRVGELIAEAQLIYNWEALPDEVATLIHPHPTQSEAVGEAHLALASKPLHAHS, encoded by the coding sequence GTGACCGCTCCCAGCTCCCCCGCCGATCTGGTCATCCTCGGTGGCGGCTCCGGTGGCTACGCGGCGGCACTGCGGGCGGCGGAGCTCGGGCTGTCGGTCGTCCTCGTCGAGAAGGACAAGCTCGGCGGTACCTGCCTGCACCGCGGCTGCATCCCGACCAAGGCGCTGCTGCACAGCGGCGAGATCGCCGACGCCGCCCGCGAGGGTGAGCAGTTCGGCGTCAAGACCACCCTGGCCGGCATCGACATGGACGGCGTCAACGCCTACAAGGACGGCGTCGTCAGCCGGCTCTACAAGGGCCTGCAGGGCCTGATCAAGAGCCGCGGCATCACCTACGTCGAGGGCGAGGGCCGGCTGGTCTCCCCCACCGCCGTCGCGGTCGGCGACCAGACCTACGAGGGCCGGCACGTGCTGCTGGCCACCGGCTCCTACGCCCGCACGCTGCCGGGCGTCGAGATCGACGGCACGAAGGTGATCACCAGCGACCACGCGCTGCGCCTGGACCGCGTGCCGGCCTCGGCGATCGTCCTGGGCGGCGGCGTCATCGGCTGCGAGTTCGCCAGCGCGTGGACCTCCTTCGGCGTCGACGTCACGATCGTCGAGGCGCTGCCGCACCTCGTCCCGCTGGAGGACGAGGCCTCCTCCAAGCTGCTGGAGCGCGCGTTCCGCCGGCGCAAGGTCGGCTTCGAGCTGGGCGCCAAGGTCACGAAGGTGCAGACGACGGACGACGGCGTCCGCGTCGAGCTGGAGAACGGCAAGGCGCTGGAGGCCGAGCTCCTGCTCGTCGCCGTCGGCCGCGGCCCGGTGAGCGAGGGCCTCGGCTACGAGGAGGCCGGCGTCACCACCGAGCGCGGCTTCGTCCTGGTCGACGAGTACTGCCGGACGACCGTGCCGACGATCTCCGCGGTCGGCGACCTCATCCCGACCCTGCAGCTGGCCCACGTCGGCTTCGCCGAGGGCATCCTCGTCGCCGAGCGGCTGGCCGGGCTGGAGGTCCGCCCGATCGACTACGCCGGCGTCCCGCGGATCACCTACTCCGACCCAGAGGTCGCCTCCGTCGGGTTGACCGAGGCCCAGGCCCGCGAGAAGCACGGCGAGGTGACGACGCTGACCTACGACCTCGCCGGCAACGGCCGCAGCCAGATCCTCAAGACCGCCGGCGCGGTGAAGCTCGTCCAGGCCCCCGACGGCCCGGTCGTCGGCGTGCACATCGTCGGCAGCCGCGTCGGGGAGCTCATCGCCGAGGCCCAGCTGATCTACAACTGGGAGGCGCTGCCCGACGAGGTCGCCACCCTGATCCACCCGCACCCCACGCAGAGCGAGGCGGTCGGCGAGGCGCACCTCGCGCTGGCCAGCAAGCCGCTGCACGCGCACAGCTGA
- a CDS encoding oxidoreductase: MGLLDRLRGRGPGGSGRRSTLDRGSHRTDLAHLEQFVASRRGVEGYVEPRTAVTETTIVLVAADGEWTRRRIDGPDVARRLSKDLAIPVYDAQVTGYPQRMRDWSAKQTDKLE; the protein is encoded by the coding sequence ATGGGGCTGCTCGACCGGTTGCGCGGCCGGGGACCCGGTGGCTCGGGCCGCCGGAGCACGCTCGACCGCGGCTCGCACCGCACCGACCTCGCCCACCTGGAGCAGTTCGTGGCCAGCCGGCGCGGGGTCGAGGGGTACGTCGAGCCGCGGACGGCGGTCACCGAGACCACGATCGTGCTGGTCGCCGCCGACGGGGAGTGGACCCGCCGCCGCATCGACGGCCCGGACGTCGCCCGCCGGCTGTCCAAGGACCTCGCGATCCCCGTCTACGACGCCCAGGTCACCGGTTACCCCCAGCGCATGCGCGACTGGAGCGCGAAGCAGACCGACAAGCTCGAATAG
- a CDS encoding leucyl aminopeptidase encodes MPPTIATTDRPLEKLSADAVVIGVGKGPGGLLPTPGSEAVDRLLGGKLFAALADLGARGAEEEVTRLPTFGQGPFPVVVAVGLGAPSADGGYSPDVVRRAAGAASRALPGRGSVVTLLAAVGGTPDVQRLHAVGEGSLLGAYEFTEYKSDLPADRPTPPSSFEVVVPDVGAAKEPLKHIRAVADAIWLVRDLVNTPPNDLYPAELAARGAAAGEKAGLSVEILDEKALEAGRYGGIVAVGQGSARGPRLLRLTYKGKKARKKIALVGKGITFDSGGLSIKPALNMQNMKSDMAGAAAVIATVCLVADLGLPVEVTATVPIAENLPGGAAYRPADIVTFRNGKKAEITNTDAEGRVILADAIARAAEDGPDALLETSTLTGAQQVALGNRTSGVMGSDELRDAVVAAGKRVGEGMWPMPLPVELRRGIDSPIADFVNSNADRFGGMLVGGHFLAEFVPDGLPWAHIDVAGPAYNTQSPWGCTPKGGTGVPVRTLLATIEDLIAE; translated from the coding sequence GTGCCGCCGACGATCGCCACCACCGACCGCCCGCTCGAGAAGCTCTCCGCCGACGCGGTGGTGATCGGTGTCGGGAAGGGCCCGGGCGGCCTGCTCCCCACCCCCGGCAGCGAGGCGGTCGACCGGCTGCTCGGCGGGAAGCTGTTCGCCGCGCTGGCCGACCTCGGCGCCCGGGGTGCCGAGGAGGAGGTCACGCGGCTGCCCACGTTCGGCCAGGGCCCGTTCCCGGTCGTCGTCGCCGTGGGCCTGGGTGCGCCGTCCGCCGACGGCGGCTACTCCCCCGACGTCGTCCGCCGCGCCGCCGGCGCGGCGAGCCGGGCGCTGCCCGGCCGCGGCTCGGTGGTCACGCTGCTGGCCGCGGTGGGCGGGACGCCGGACGTCCAGCGGCTGCACGCCGTCGGCGAGGGGTCCCTCCTCGGCGCCTACGAGTTCACCGAGTACAAGTCCGATCTGCCGGCCGACCGGCCGACGCCGCCGTCCTCGTTCGAGGTGGTGGTGCCGGACGTCGGCGCCGCCAAGGAGCCGCTCAAGCACATCCGCGCCGTGGCCGACGCGATCTGGCTGGTCCGCGACCTGGTCAACACCCCGCCGAACGACCTCTACCCCGCCGAGCTGGCCGCGCGCGGCGCCGCCGCGGGCGAGAAGGCCGGCCTGTCGGTGGAGATCCTCGACGAGAAGGCGCTCGAGGCCGGCCGGTACGGCGGCATCGTGGCGGTCGGCCAGGGTTCGGCCCGCGGTCCCCGGCTGCTGCGGCTGACCTACAAGGGCAAGAAGGCCAGGAAGAAGATCGCCCTGGTCGGCAAGGGGATCACCTTCGACAGCGGCGGCCTGTCGATCAAGCCGGCGCTGAACATGCAGAACATGAAGAGCGACATGGCCGGCGCCGCCGCGGTGATCGCGACCGTGTGCCTGGTCGCCGACCTCGGCCTGCCGGTCGAGGTGACCGCCACCGTGCCGATCGCCGAGAACCTGCCCGGCGGCGCCGCCTACCGCCCGGCCGACATCGTCACCTTCCGCAACGGCAAGAAGGCCGAGATCACCAACACCGACGCCGAGGGCCGCGTGATCCTGGCCGACGCGATCGCCCGCGCGGCCGAGGACGGTCCCGACGCGCTGCTGGAGACCTCGACGCTGACCGGCGCCCAGCAGGTCGCGCTGGGCAACCGCACCTCCGGCGTCATGGGCAGCGACGAGCTGCGCGACGCCGTCGTCGCTGCCGGGAAGCGGGTCGGCGAGGGCATGTGGCCGATGCCGCTGCCGGTCGAGCTGCGCCGCGGCATCGACTCGCCGATCGCCGACTTCGTCAACTCCAACGCCGACCGCTTCGGCGGGATGCTCGTCGGCGGCCACTTCCTCGCCGAGTTCGTGCCCGACGGACTGCCGTGGGCGCACATCGACGTGGCGGGGCCGGCCTACAACACGCAGTCGCCGTGGGGCTGCACGCCCAAGGGCGGCACCGGCGTCCCGGTGCGCACCCTCCTCGCCACCATCGAGGACCTCATCGCGGAGTGA
- the gcvT gene encoding glycine cleavage system aminomethyltransferase GcvT: protein MRTSPLNDRHVALGAKLADFSGWSMPIEYAGGGVIAEHTAVRTAVGLFDVSHLGTGTVRGPGAAAFVDGCLTNDLSRIGPGQAQYTLCCTEDGGVVDDLIVYLHGPDDVLLVPNAANAADVLARLADEAPDGVQVTDRHEEVAVLAVQGPRSPQVLQAVGLAADLPYMSFVDGDVTVCRTGYTGEHGYELLVAAGRAGELWDALLAAGEPEGIRPCGLGARDTLRTEMGYPLHGHELSREITPNQARAGWAVGWKKPRFWGREALLAEKEAGPARLLWGLRATGRGIPRPGMAVLDGDGTRIGEVTSGTFSPTLKVGIGLALLDTAAGVGDGAEVSVDVRGRPQPAEVGKPPFVESHVR from the coding sequence GTGAGGACCTCACCCCTGAACGACCGGCACGTCGCCCTCGGGGCCAAGCTCGCCGACTTCAGCGGCTGGTCGATGCCGATCGAGTACGCCGGCGGAGGGGTGATCGCCGAGCACACCGCGGTCCGCACCGCCGTCGGGCTGTTCGACGTCTCCCACCTGGGCACCGGCACGGTCCGCGGCCCGGGCGCGGCGGCGTTCGTCGACGGCTGCCTGACCAACGACCTGTCGCGGATCGGCCCTGGGCAGGCGCAGTACACGCTGTGCTGCACCGAGGACGGGGGCGTCGTGGACGATCTCATCGTCTACCTGCACGGCCCGGACGACGTCCTGCTGGTGCCCAACGCGGCCAACGCCGCCGACGTCCTCGCCCGGCTCGCCGATGAGGCGCCCGACGGCGTGCAGGTCACCGACCGGCACGAGGAGGTCGCCGTCCTCGCCGTCCAGGGACCGCGCTCACCGCAGGTGCTGCAGGCCGTGGGCCTGGCCGCGGACCTGCCCTACATGTCCTTCGTGGACGGCGACGTCACCGTCTGCCGCACCGGCTACACCGGCGAGCACGGCTACGAGCTGCTGGTCGCCGCCGGCCGGGCCGGTGAGCTGTGGGACGCGCTGCTCGCCGCGGGCGAGCCCGAGGGGATCCGGCCGTGCGGGCTCGGCGCCCGCGACACCCTGCGCACCGAGATGGGCTACCCGCTGCACGGGCACGAGCTGTCGCGCGAGATCACCCCGAACCAGGCGCGGGCCGGCTGGGCCGTCGGCTGGAAGAAGCCGCGGTTCTGGGGCCGCGAGGCGCTGCTCGCCGAGAAGGAGGCCGGGCCGGCCCGGCTGCTGTGGGGACTGCGGGCCACCGGCCGCGGCATCCCGCGCCCGGGCATGGCGGTCCTGGACGGCGACGGCACCCGCATCGGCGAGGTCACCAGCGGCACGTTCTCCCCGACGCTCAAGGTCGGCATCGGGCTGGCGCTGCTCGACACCGCGGCCGGCGTAGGTGACGGCGCGGAGGTCAGCGTCGACGTCCGCGGGCGCCCGCAGCCGGCCGAGGTCGGAAAGCCCCCGTTCGTGGAGTCCCACGTCCGCTAG
- a CDS encoding YihY/virulence factor BrkB family protein, with the protein MTGTSHRESAVDRIKQRVEEKAARRAAAKAAEEEAARHPDQDADRPPNGAPSEQVLPGVHAEKPTQIPLKGWKQIVKRAWAENKADNMPIIAGGVAFFGFLAVFPALIAVISIYGLVASPQSVAKQVESLSKQLPQDAASLIETQLKSITENAGGALTVGLIISILAALWSASGGVNNMITAINLAYDEVETRNTVKLRLLSLALTLGGILFFLLTIGLVAVVPAVLNALPLGIFGTILAQVVRWVLLLAIMAGSLAVLYRVAPDRDAPKFRWVSLGSIVVTVVWAIVSLLFSLYVNNFGSYDKTYGAIAGVIVLMLWLYITCYLILLGAEINAETEHQTARDTTEGHPQPMGSRDATVADTLPDPPEPTKESAKSA; encoded by the coding sequence ATGACCGGCACCAGCCACCGCGAGAGCGCGGTCGACCGGATCAAGCAGCGGGTCGAGGAGAAGGCCGCCCGCCGGGCCGCGGCCAAGGCCGCGGAGGAGGAGGCGGCGCGCCACCCGGACCAGGACGCCGACCGGCCGCCGAACGGCGCGCCCAGCGAGCAGGTGCTGCCCGGCGTCCACGCCGAGAAGCCCACCCAGATCCCGCTCAAGGGCTGGAAGCAGATCGTCAAGCGGGCGTGGGCCGAGAACAAGGCCGACAACATGCCGATCATCGCCGGCGGCGTGGCGTTCTTCGGCTTCCTCGCCGTCTTCCCCGCGCTGATCGCGGTGATCTCGATCTACGGCCTGGTCGCCTCGCCGCAGTCGGTGGCCAAGCAGGTCGAGAGCCTCTCGAAGCAGCTCCCCCAGGACGCGGCGAGCCTCATCGAGACGCAACTGAAGAGCATCACGGAGAACGCCGGCGGTGCGCTGACCGTCGGCCTGATCATCTCGATCCTGGCCGCGCTCTGGAGCGCCTCGGGCGGCGTGAACAACATGATCACCGCCATCAACCTGGCCTACGACGAGGTCGAGACCCGCAACACCGTCAAGCTGCGGCTGCTCTCCCTCGCGCTGACCCTCGGCGGGATCCTGTTCTTCCTCCTCACCATCGGCCTGGTGGCCGTCGTCCCGGCGGTGCTGAACGCGCTGCCGCTGGGGATCTTCGGCACGATCCTCGCCCAGGTCGTCCGGTGGGTGCTGCTGCTGGCGATCATGGCCGGCTCGCTCGCCGTCCTCTACCGGGTCGCCCCCGACCGCGACGCGCCCAAGTTCCGCTGGGTCAGCCTGGGCTCGATCGTCGTCACCGTCGTCTGGGCGATCGTGAGCCTGCTGTTCAGCCTGTACGTCAACAACTTCGGGTCCTACGACAAGACGTACGGCGCCATCGCGGGCGTCATCGTGCTGATGCTGTGGCTGTACATCACGTGCTACCTGATCCTGCTCGGCGCCGAGATCAACGCCGAGACCGAGCACCAGACGGCCCGGGACACCACCGAGGGCCATCCGCAGCCGATGGGCTCCCGCGACGCCACGGTCGCCGACACCCTGCCCGACCCGCCGGAGCCCACGAAGGAGTCCGCGAAGTCCGCCTAG
- a CDS encoding DUF4235 domain-containing protein has product MASKGAKIAYRPIGLIGGILAGTLSGIVFKQIWKQIADEEEAPDALQSEYSMREVVLAAALQGAIFAATKAAIDRAGARGFTRLTGAWPGD; this is encoded by the coding sequence GTGGCGAGCAAGGGAGCCAAGATCGCCTACCGGCCGATCGGGCTGATCGGCGGCATCCTGGCCGGAACCCTGTCCGGGATCGTCTTCAAGCAGATCTGGAAACAGATCGCCGACGAGGAAGAAGCGCCCGACGCGCTGCAGAGCGAGTACTCGATGCGCGAGGTGGTGCTGGCCGCCGCGCTGCAGGGGGCGATCTTCGCCGCCACGAAGGCCGCCATCGACCGCGCCGGCGCACGCGGGTTCACCCGGCTGACCGGGGCCTGGCCCGGCGACTGA